A window of the Ostrea edulis chromosome 1, xbOstEdul1.1, whole genome shotgun sequence genome harbors these coding sequences:
- the LOC125670481 gene encoding tripartite motif-containing protein 3-like yields MAMQFSNMKSRVRSISEINPVFIVEMDGRREMTTMTRDTEKDSNNLQSYLNPASKGDDQAVEVDTDHCETDSGYESSRSPRKISTCSAPSITALSVTALNSALRTTGARRTSRTSVSFSENLSETEEFEPPRSQRSPSVGSFEIYRIGGRRVSQTIACLSEILPGNTESLKRGELKTCPSDRCVTPILCENFKRGPSLGFRHVSKRERRYSSCSITNESDGLTVNLHNIIGKKGTGKGQFRNATSVSYISSGSIIVTDIINCRVTHFHGSGRVINEIETGPGSEPWATAVLPNGNIVVSLQRRGSLAIFNSNGDYCKDIATHLLVKPSGVATDRRGRIVVSDVNTDSVYILNEDGEVLKSLGQEPDVPLTFEEPRYVAVTEKDKILVCDSGKHCVYVFDSDGNFLHKFGSYGQEPGQFRFPYGITSDFEENIYVADHYNNRVSMFSISGEFLCHILTPCMKLKRPQGLYMRDEMTDSILFVTHGEMKAQEVVAFKIIMGSKPRLKKSMEVHV; encoded by the exons ATGGCCATGCAGTTTTCAA ATATGAAATCTCGTGTCCGGTCAATATCCGAGATCAATCCCGTGTTCATTGTGGAAATGGACGGCAGGAGAGAGATGACCACCATGACTCGAGATACCGAAAAAGACTCAAATAATCTGCAATCGTATCTCAACCCAG CATCCAAGGGAGACGATCAAGCAGTGGAAGTAGACACGGACCATTGCGAGACCGACAGTGGGTACGAGAGTTCTCGGTCTCCCAGGAAAATCTCCACCTGTAGCGCCCCCTCGATCACTGCTCTTTCTGTCACGGCCCTCAATTCTGCCCTCAGGACCACAG GTGCAAGAAGAACATCTCGCACCTCCGTCAGTTTTTCTGAAAACTTGTCTGAAACTGAAGAATTCGAACCTCCTCGATCGCAAAGATCACCCTCCGTCGGCAGCTTTGAGATTTATAGAATAG GTGGAAGACGAGTGTCTCAAACGATCGCGTGTCTGTCCGAGATCTTACCGGGAAATACCGAGAGTTTAAAGAGAGGAGAGCTAAAGACGTGTCCATCAGATAGATGTGTCACACCCATCCTGTGTGAAAACTTTAAAAGGG GTCCATCGCTCGGATTCAGACATGTTTCTAAGAGAGAAAGGAGATATTCTTCATGTTCCATTACAAATGAATCGGATGGATTGACTGTCAATCTGCATAATATCATCGGCAAAAAAGGAACTGGAAAGGGTCAATTCCGGAATGCTACTTCTGTGTCGTATATTAGCTCTGGGTCAATCATCGTTACAGATATTATTAACTGCAGAGTGACGCATTTTCACGGAAGTGGGCGTGTAATAAATGAAATCGAAACCGGACCAGGTTCCGAACCTTGGGCAACTGCCGTACTCCCGAATGGAAATATTGTGGTCTCCTTGCAAAGACGGGGGTCTttagcaatattcaattcaaatggaGACTACTGTAAAGACATCGCGACTCATCTCCTCGTAAAGCCATCCGGAGTAGCAACGGATAGAAGAGGTAGAATCGTTGTTAGTGATGTGAACACTGACTCTGTTTATATACTAAACGAAGACGGGGAAGTTTTAAAGAGTCTAGGACAGGAACCGGATGTACCATTGACATTTGAGGAGCCTCGGTATGTTGCCGTCACAGAAAAGGACAAGATTTTAGTTTGTGACTCCGGGAAACATTGTGTGTATGTTTTTGACTCCGATGGGAATTTTCTCCACAAATTCGGATCATACGGACAAGAACCCGGGCAGTTCCGCTTTCCATACGGAATCACGTCAGATTTCGAAGAAAACATTTATGTTGCAGATCACTACAACAATCGAGTTTCCATGTTCTCTATTTCCGGGGAATTTCTCTGTCATATTCTAACGCCTTGTATGAAGCTAAAGCGACCTCAGGGTCTGTACATGAGAGATGAGATGACCGATTCCATTCTCTTTGTGACCCACGGGGAAATGAAGGCACAAGAGGTCGTGGCATTCAAAATCATAATGGGATCGAAACCAAGACTGAAAAAATCGATGGAGGTTCATGTCTGA